Proteins from one Ricinus communis isolate WT05 ecotype wild-type chromosome 9, ASM1957865v1, whole genome shotgun sequence genomic window:
- the LOC8288701 gene encoding G-type lectin S-receptor-like serine/threonine-protein kinase At4g27290 produces the protein MKGFELLSCCSVLFCFFAVSFSADSIAVNQTIKDGQTIVSASGRFELGFFSPSDSTSRYVGIWYPFSNTTIVWLANREMPLNDSSGVLQLTSKGILVLHNSSNTTFWLTNISTEAKSPVAQLLDSGNLVVREADDTNEDNYLWQSFDYLTDTFLPGLKFGKNLVTGHERTLVSWKSKNDPSIGDATIRLDPDGYPQIYIRVSEVIIFRSGPWNGLRFSGMPNLKPNPIYTYEFVYNDKEIYYRYDLISTSVVSMMVINDEGIFRRLTWSNSTQTWSLYLTAQMDNCDRYGICGAYGSCNINNSPACACLNGFVPRNEPAWDSGDWTGGCVRKNESICGAGEGFYKISGVKLPDTRNSWYNRTMDIRECERICLKNCSCTAYSTLNITDGSGCLLWFEELIDIREYNENGQDFFIRLSASDLESSGSTAKKTRVWIIVVSVLVVLAAFLVFCLILHFRRKRIKRKVSIVVRQERDLTDESREKDLELPIFDFLTIANATDMFSGYNKLGEGGFGPVYKGTLKDGREIAVKRLSKDSTQGLDEFKNEVIFIAKLQHRNLVKLLGCCIEQAETMLIYEYMPNKSLDAFIFDQKKRKLLDWPMRFHIINGIARGLLYLHQDSRLRIIHRDLKASNILLDNEMNPKISDFGMAKGFGGNEIQGNTKRVVGTYGYMSPEYAIDGLFSIKSDVFSFGVLVLEIISGKRNRGFFHPDHNHNLLGHAWRLFLGEKSSELMDESLKHSSILSEVLRAVQVGLLCVQQSPDDRPTMSTVVLMLTSDISLPQQPKEPGFFTERKVFEQDSSSSKVDTCSANEITITLLDAR, from the exons ATGAAAGGTTTTGAGCTTCTTTCTTGCTGTTCTGTTCTGTTCTGTTTCTTTGCAGTTTCCTTTTCTGCTGATTCTATAGCTGTGAATCAAACTATCAAAGATGGCCAAACTATTGTTTCTGCAAGTGGAAGATTTGAACTGGGTTTCTTTAGCCCAAGTGATTCAACAAGTAGATATGTGGGAATATGGTACCCTTTCTCTAATACTACTATTGTTTGGTTAGCTAATAGAGAAATGCCACTTAATGATTCTTCAGGAGTTTTGCAACTTACAAGCAAAGGAATTCTTGTTCTTCACAATTCATCAAACACTACCTTCTGGCTCACGAACATATCAACAGAAGCAAAGAGTCCTGTTGCTCAGCTTTTGGATTCAGGAAATCTTGTTGTTAGAGAAGCTGATGATACTAATGAAGACAATTATTTATGGCAGAGCTTCGATTACTTAACTGATACTTTTCTGCCAGGGCTCAAGTTTGGCAAGAACTTAGTAACAGGTCATGAGAGAACTCTTGTTTCatggaaaagtaaaaatgatCCTTCAATAGGTGATGCAACAATTAGGCTCGATCCTGATGGATATCCCCAGATATATATCAGGGTTAGTGAGGTTATAATTTTTCGTTCTGGTCCTTGGAATGGTCTTAGATTTAGTGGTATGCCAAATTTGAAACCAAATCCAATTTATACTTACGAGTTTGTTTACAATGATAAGGAAATATATTACAGATATGATCTTATTAGTACTTCAGTTGTTTCTATGATGGTGATAAATGATGAAGGTATTTTCCGGCGGCTTACATGGTCTAATAGTACTCAAACATGGAGCCTATATTTAACAGCGCAGATGGATAATTGTGACAGGTACGGAATCTGTGGTGCATATGGTAGttgtaatattaataattcgCCTGCTTGTGCTTGTTTGAATGGATTCGTACCAAGAAATGAGCCGGCTTGGGATTCTGGGGATTGGACCGGAGGATGTGTAAGGAAGAATGAATCAATTTGTGGAGCAGGAGAAGGGTTTTATAAGATTTCAGGTGTGAAATTGCCTGATACAAGAAATTCTTGGTACAATAGGACAATGGATATTAGAGAATGTGAGAGAATTTGCTTGAAGAATTGCTCTTGTACTGCTTATTCAACTTTGAATATCACAGATGGAAGTGGCTGCTTGCTTTGGTTTGAGGAACTTATTGATATTAGAGAGTATAATGAAAATGGGCAAGATTTTTTCATTAGGTTGTCTGCTTCTGATTTGG AGTCAAGTGGAAGTACTGCGAAGAAAACGCGAGTGTGGATCATCGTCGTCAGTGTATTGGTTGTGTTGGCTGCTTTCCTAGTCTTCTGCCTGATTTTGCATTTCAGAAGGAAGAGGATTAAGAGAAAAG TAAGCATAGTTGTGAGGCAAGAAAGAGATCTTACTGATGAAAGCAGGGAAAAGGATTTAGAGCTGCCAATATTTGACTTCTTAACAATAGCAAATGCCACAGACATGTTCTCTGGTTACAATAAACTTGGAGAAGGTGGATTTGGACCTGTCTACAAG GGTACACTGAAAGATGGACGAGAGATAGCTGTAAAGAGGCTTTCGAAGGATTCCACACAAGGACTTGATGAATTCAAGAATGAAGTCATCTTCATTGCGAAACTTCAACATCGAAACCTTGTGAAGCTTTTAGGCTGTTGCATTGAGCAAGCAGAAACTATGTTGATTTATGAATACATGCCCAACAAGAGCTTGGATGCCTTCATTTTTG ATCAAAAGAAGCGAAAATTGTTGGATTGGCCTATGAGATTTCACATTATCAACGGAATTGCTCGTGGACTTCTTTATCTTCATCAAGATTCTAGGCTGAGAATTATTCATAGAGATCTAAAAGCTAGCAATATACTGCTAGACAATGAAATGAATCCtaaaatttcagattttggCATGGCTAAGGGTTTTGGGGGAAATGAAATTCAAGGGAATACAAAAAGAGTAGTCGGAACATA TGGTTACATGTCTCCAGAGTATGCAATTGATGGgctattttcaataaaatccGATGTGTTTAGTTTTGGTGTCTTAGTGTTAGAGATAATAAGTGGGAAGAGAAATAGAGGTTTCTTTCATCCAGACCACAATCACAACCTTCTCGGGCAT GCATGGAGACTCTTTCTGGGCGAAAAGTCATCGGAGTTAATGGATGAATCATTGAAACATTCTAGCATTTTATCTGAAGTGTTGCGTGCCGTCCAGGTTGGTTTACTATGTGTGCAACAGAGTCCAGATGACAGGCCTACAATGTCAACTGTTGTGTTGATGTTAACCAGTGATATCTCATTGCCGCAGCAGCCTAAAGAGCCTGGATTTTTCACCGAAAGAAAAGTATTTGAACAAGATTCTTCATCTAGCAAAGTTGATACATGTTCAGCAAATGAAATTACCATTACATTGTTAGATGCTAGATAG